Within the Beduinella massiliensis genome, the region CGCGAGCGCGCCGCGTTGTGTGCTCACGTTGTAGGCGTCGTAGGCGTACTTGCCCGAAAGCCCGCTGTCGCCCGCCGCCTGCCACACGCCCTTAAAGTCTTCCAGCCGCGCTATCACCCCGGCACCTCCTCGTCGGCTCGGGGCTTAAAGCGCCCCGCAGTCCCTGAACATCTGCAGTACCATATCCGGCATCTCAACCTCTTCGCCGCGCCTGTAGCGCACCGGGATGCCGTTCCAGCAGCCGTAGAGCTCCGTGTCGTGCTCGTCCGCGCCCTTGGGCACGTAGACCTTTACGCGCGCCGCCTTAGCAAACGCGGCCTTCGCGCCGACCTCCTGCGCGCGCGCAGCCTTTTCCAGTTCCTCGTTCGTCCTTGCCGCCATAATCCTCATCCTTTCAAAATGGAGGAAGCAACCATGAATTGCTTCCTCCTTTCTTCTCCCTATGCCCGTTCGTTACGCGCTGAACCCGCTCTCGATGCGCTGGATGAACGCGGGCTGCAGCACCTTGCACACGTAGGCCATGACCTTCCAGCCGACGGTGCCGCGCTGATCCAGCGGATCCTCGCCGCTGCCCGCGGGCTTGATCTTGGACTGCACGTTGCCGCTGCCGTCGATGTCCACCACACCGTAAGCGTTCTGGCCGAATACCAGCGTGGAGGCGACGTCCGCGCTGTCCGCCCCCGCTCCGGTGAAGACCTTCGCCTCGCTGGTGCAGATGATTTTGCAGCCGTACAGCATGCCGATTTCGCCGTTGTAGATGTTCCCCTTGTCCTGGTACTTGCTGACGTCCTTCCACGTGGGATCGTCCATCAGGTCGAACTCCGTGTCCGGGCCGATGATCGCCACGTAGTAGCCCGCGCCTGTGCCGTTCCCCTTGAACATCGGCGCGTTGACCTTCTTGAGCGCGCGCACGGCCTTGCGCAGCTCAAGGCTGGTAAGCTTGTCCGCGGGGGTGAGCTGCGCACGGCCCGTCTTGCCTCCCGCGTAAATAACGCTCGCCGTCTTATGCAGCTCCTCACGGGCAAGCGTGTCCAGCGTGAGCGCGCCCTGCTGCGCCATTAGATCCACGGCGTCAGACTTGACGTTGTCAATGGCCGTCAGGTCGAGCAGGTCGCTGACCGTCACAAAGCCGCCGTACTGGGCGATAGTCGCCGTCAGGTTGGTCATGCTCAGCGCCTGCCCTTCCGGGGGCACGCCCTCCGTCAGCGGCGTGGTGAGCGCCGCGAAGGGCGTCCACTTGCGGAACTCGATGGTCTTGCCGTGGTGCGCGGGCATCGGACGCTTCTGCGCAAACTGATTGTGAATCAGCAGGGGCTTCATGTTCTCCAGAAGCCGCTTGTCGTAGTACTGCTTAGTCGCGGTCACAG harbors:
- a CDS encoding N4-gp56 family major capsid protein, which translates into the protein MAVTYNTNTTGTGTLAVTATKQYYDKRLLENMKPLLIHNQFAQKRPMPAHHGKTIEFRKWTPFAALTTPLTEGVPPEGQALSMTNLTATIAQYGGFVTVSDLLDLTAIDNVKSDAVDLMAQQGALTLDTLAREELHKTASVIYAGGKTGRAQLTPADKLTSLELRKAVRALKKVNAPMFKGNGTGAGYYVAIIGPDTEFDLMDDPTWKDVSKYQDKGNIYNGEIGMLYGCKIICTSEAKVFTGAGADSADVASTLVFGQNAYGVVDIDGSGNVQSKIKPAGSGEDPLDQRGTVGWKVMAYVCKVLQPAFIQRIESGFSA